The following are encoded in a window of Lagenorhynchus albirostris chromosome 3, mLagAlb1.1, whole genome shotgun sequence genomic DNA:
- the CCDC124 gene encoding coiled-coil domain-containing protein 124, whose protein sequence is MPKKFQGENTKSAAARARRAEAKAAADAKKQKELEDAYWKDEDKHVMRKEQRKEEKEKRRLEQLERKKEAQRLLEEEDSRLKGIKAPRVATSSKVTRAQIEETLRRDYQHKEAPDPAEKAKSHLEVPLEENVNRRLLEEGSVEARTIEDAIAVLSVAEEAADRHPERRMRAAFTAFEEAQLPRLKQENPNMRLSQLKQMLKKEWLRSPDNPMNQRAVPFNTPK, encoded by the exons ATGCCCAAGAAGTTCCAGGGCGAGAACACTAAATCGGCAGCGGCCCGGGCACGGAGGGCTGAGGCCAAGGCAGCAGCTGATGCCAAGAAGCAGAAGGAGTTGGAGGATGCCTACTGGAAGGATGAGGACAAACACGTCATGAGGAAGGAGCAGCGCAAG gaggagaaggagaagcggCGCCTGGAGCAGCTGGAGCGCAAGAAGGAGGCACAGCGGCTGCTGGAGGAGGAGGACTCAAGGCTTAAGGGCATCAAGGCCCCGCGAGTGGCCACCTCCAGCAAGGTCACCCGCGCCCAGATTGAGGAGACGCTCCGCCGAGACTATCAGCACAAGGAAGCCCCGGACCCAG CCGAGAAAGCCAAGAGCCACTTGGAAGTGCCGTTGGAGGAGAATGTGAACCGCCGCTTGCTGGAGGAGGGCAGCGTGGAGGCGCGCACCATCGAGGATGCCATCGCAGTGCTCAG CGTGGCGGAGGAGGCGGCAGACAGACACCCTGAGCGCAGAATGCGGGCGGCATTCACTGCCTTCGAGGAGGCGCAGCTGCCGCGGCTCAAGCAAGAAAACCCCAACATGCGGCTGTCACAGCTGAAGCAGATGCTCAAGAAGGAGTGGCTGCGTTCGCCGGACAACCCCATGAATCAGCGCGCCGTGCCCTTCAACACCCCCAAGTGA